The Flavobacterium psychrotrophum region GCAACAGTTGCTCGTAGCGTATACCTACCAGGTCTTTACCTTTGGCTTCGGCTAATACTGTATATGGAATCTTTTTATCAGCTTCTGTATAGCTTGCAAAATCAGTTTCTTCAGCACTTTCAAAATACTTACCACCAAACTGCTTGCCAACAAGGTTTTTTGCCAATACAACATTGATCGGTTCAAACGTATATTGATTAAAGGTTTTCACCAATACATAATCAATGTTTGGACCAACAGTAAGTGCAGTGTTACTTGGCAGTGTCCACGGTGTAGTGGTCCATGCCATGATGTCGATAGCTCCAAAGCCTTTCAGCACTTCAGGCAGTGTATCGGCCACGGTCTTAAACTGTGCTACGATAGTAGTATCGGTAACATCTCGGTAGGCACCCGGCTGGTTTACCTCGTGCGAGCTAAGCCCTGTTCCTGCCTTTGGCGAATACGGTTGTATGGTGTAACCTTTGTATAGTAACCCCTTATCATAGATCTGCTTAAGCAGCCACCATACGGTTTCCATATACTTGGGTTTGTAGGTAACATATGGGTCTTCCATATCTACCCAGTAGCCCATTTTTTCAGTAAGGTCGTTCCACACATCGGTATAACGCATTACGGTACGCTTACAGGCTTCGTTATATTCTTCTACGGTAATGGTTTTACCTATATCTTCTTTAGTAATGCCCAGTTCTTTCTCTGTACCCAGCTCTACCGGAAGGCCGTGGGTATCCCATCCTGCCTTGCGCTTTACCTGGTGTCCCTTCTGGGTTTGGTAACGGCAAAAAATATCTTTAATGGCGCGGGCCATCACGTGGTGAATGCCCGGCAGGCCATTTGCACTTGGCGGGCCCTCAAAAAACACATACTGCGGCTTGCCCTCGCGCGTGGTTACACTCTTCTCAAATATATTCTCTTTCTTCCAGAAATCAAGCACCTCACTTGCCACTGTAGGCAGGTCAAGACCCTTATATTCAGTAAACTTCTTACTCATTATAGATACGTTCAAAAAATCAATTTGCGAATGTAATGATTTTTTTTTATGAGATGCGGAAATTATGGAATAATGTAAAAGATGTGTCACAGATTTAATTTGACAACATAAAATACTATATTTGGATTTCAAAACCAATATAACATGAAATATTCTTTAACCAGGGCTTTCTGCCTGCCTGGCATTGCTGTGCTTTGCCCGCAATACTGCCTGTGCACTCTATTGCCCGGATATTACAAGACATTTCCTGTCCTTAACATGGTATATACGTATTGCATTCCTTAAGCACATCCTTACTAAAAAATATACATCACAACTATCAGCCATGAAGAAATTATTCTTTGTTATCAGCAACAAACTGGACAGTAACCTGTATGCCGAAGAGGAACAACAACAGCCTGTTGTGTACCTCATTGACGACGACGACGACGACCGCGACATTTTTTCTATTGCCCTTAACCGTGCACAGGTTGATGCTGTTTGCCTTACCGCAAAAAACGGCAGCGAAGCATTGACCGATCTTAATGACACCATAAAAACACCAAACTTTATTTTCATAGACCTTAATATGCCACACATGAGTGGTAAAGAGTGTTTACAGGAAATAAAAAAACGCCCTATGCTGCGCGACATCCCGGCGGTTATATACACAACATCATCGCGGGAGCAGGAAGCAGAAGAGCTAATGAAAATGGGCGCTGCGCACTACCTGGTAAAACCAGACAGCCTGGGAAAGCTTACACGGGTTCTTAAAGAACTCATTACCGGCAACGATATGCCTTATTTTATTAACATGACTGCTTAAAACCGCAGTAAAACATTAAAACCACCCCATGGAAGACCAAAAAGAAAGTACACAAAACAGCAGGCAAAACCAGGAAACTTACCAGCGAATGATAGCCGAAGTGCAGGACTACGCCATTTTATTACTGGATACCGAAGGAAATGTACAAAACTGGAACCTGGGTGCGCAACAGATAAAAGGCTATTCTGAACAGGAAATAGTGGGCCGCAATTTCAGGATATTTTACCTTGATGCAGACCGCGAAGCACTACTACCGGAAAAACTTATTAGTGAAGCCTTTGCCGTAGGGCGGGCTACCCATGAGGGATGGCGCGTGCGAAAAGACGGTTCTACCTTTTGGGGGCTCGTGGTTATAACAGCTGTACACGATGCAGAGGGAAATACTATAGGTTTTACAAAAGTAACCCGCGACCTTACAGAACGTAAACTGGCCGAAGACCAGATACGCAATTATGCAAAGGATATTGAATTCAGGAACAAGCAGCTCGAAGAGTTTGCCTATATAGCATCGCACGATTTACAGGAGCCCCTGCGAAAAATACAGATCTTTGCCGAAATGCTGCACAGTAATCTAGATGATAAGGACTCTGCAACGCGCTATGCCGAAAAAATAACAGCATCTGCACAGCGCATGTCTAACCTTATTAAAAGCGTACTAAAGTATAGCCAGCTTTCGCGTACAGACGATCTTTATGAAAGGGTAGACCTTAATACTGTACTCGGAAATGTAAAGGAGGATTATGACCTGCTTATAAAAGAAAAGAATGTAACACTTACTGCTGTGGGCATGCCCGTTATTAATGCAATACCGGTACAAATGCACCAGCTACTGGGCAACCTGCTTAGTAACGCTATAAAATTTGCATCGCACGAGCCAGACATAAAAATTACGTCAAGGCCGGTATTAAGATCTGAGCTTGATGACATTACCATTAGCGACAAAAGCAGGGCGTATATACAAATTGTAGTAGCAGATAACGGCATTGGGTTTGAGCAACACTATGCAGAGCAAGTTTTTAAAATATTTAAGCGCCTTACCGATAATGCCGGTACCGGAATAGGACTGGCGCTTTGCAAAAAAATAGTAGAAAACCACCACGGCCACATTAGTGTAGCCAGCGAATTAGGTAAAGGTACCGTATTTACTATTTTGTTGCCGGAGTAGTTTATACAACATTTTACACGCCCGCTACCTTATTATTGTAAATCAGCTTAATATGAAAGCTCTTATCATATTCCTAATACCTTTTCTTTGCTTTTCCCAAAGCAAAGAAGCACTTATAGACAGCGTGCTTACAGCGAATTCAAATTCATCGATATTCCCAAGTCCGCAACAAATTAAATTCCAGGAACTAAAGAACGCCTTGAATCATGACGAATTTAC contains the following coding sequences:
- a CDS encoding response regulator, with the protein product MKKLFFVISNKLDSNLYAEEEQQQPVVYLIDDDDDDRDIFSIALNRAQVDAVCLTAKNGSEALTDLNDTIKTPNFIFIDLNMPHMSGKECLQEIKKRPMLRDIPAVIYTTSSREQEAEELMKMGAAHYLVKPDSLGKLTRVLKELITGNDMPYFINMTA
- a CDS encoding sensor histidine kinase: MEDQKESTQNSRQNQETYQRMIAEVQDYAILLLDTEGNVQNWNLGAQQIKGYSEQEIVGRNFRIFYLDADREALLPEKLISEAFAVGRATHEGWRVRKDGSTFWGLVVITAVHDAEGNTIGFTKVTRDLTERKLAEDQIRNYAKDIEFRNKQLEEFAYIASHDLQEPLRKIQIFAEMLHSNLDDKDSATRYAEKITASAQRMSNLIKSVLKYSQLSRTDDLYERVDLNTVLGNVKEDYDLLIKEKNVTLTAVGMPVINAIPVQMHQLLGNLLSNAIKFASHEPDIKITSRPVLRSELDDITISDKSRAYIQIVVADNGIGFEQHYAEQVFKIFKRLTDNAGTGIGLALCKKIVENHHGHISVASELGKGTVFTILLPE